Below is a genomic region from Verrucomicrobiota bacterium.
TCGGCTCAAACTGGCGAGTCGCGCCAGCCACGCGGCCAACCCGACCAGTGCCGGCGGCGCAACTTTCAACACCGCGCCCACGACCGTGCTCACCACCGCCGCCGAAGCAGAAGTGGCCGTGTGTTGCAGCGCAGCGGCAGCCGCGGCAACAGTTGCCGTCTTGAAGCCGCGCCGCTTGAAAAATTCTGCCAGCTTTTCCAGCGCGCTTTGCACCCGCATCCGCGCCGCGTCTTCACTCGCGCCAACGGCGGCGCCCACCTCGCGCAGGGAATGACTTTCATAGAAACGCAACAACAGGGCGGTGCGGTCTTTCTCGCGGAGGGAAAGCAACGCTTCGTCCAGCAGCGGCACGAGCGCCTGGAACGCGGGTTCGGCTTCGGAAGTCTTCATAGTCGTGCCCAGTTCAGCGGCGGTTGCTTCGCGGCGACGCCGCCGCAATTCGCCGCGCAACCAGGATTTGGATTCAAGCAAGGTCGTGCGATGAAGCCACGAGGGGAGCGAATCATCCGGCGCAAACTGCCAGGCTTTGCGGGCGAGCGCCCCAAAGACGTTCTGGCAGATTTCCTCGGCAGCGCCGCCGTCGGTGACCTTCCGCAGCGCGGTGGCATAAACAAGATCGAGATGCCGACGCGTCAGGGTGGCGAATGCCGGTTGGTCACCTTGGCGGGAAAACGCCTGCAACAATTCAAAATCCGCACGCCATTCGCTCATGTTCAACCCACAAGCTGCCGCAGGCGCCGCAAACCGAAAATCTTTTTTCGATCTTTTTTGCCTGGACTGTAGCGCGGGCCTCCGAGCTTGCTGTATCGCAAGTTTCCAAAACTTGCGGGCGGAGCCAGGTTTCGACTGCCTGCAACTAGGGCGAGCGAATGCGATACAGGCGCGCCGGATGGCCGATCCACTCCGGATCGTTGAAGTGAAAAAGTCCGTTGGTAAGATTGAGGCTTTGCAGCGGAACCCAGGCGCCGTTGGCCTGGTTCGTCGTAGCCTCCACTACGATGGGGATGTTTGTCGTCCCGGTGATGTCGAAACCGAATCCGACTGGCCCTGCGCCAAAGTTGGGGCCGCTGGTTTGCATCAGCGGGTTCCATAAGACTGCCGGGCGACCGGCAAACGTCGCGCTCCAGCCGGTGGCGCCGGGGAGGTAATAGACAGTCACATTGCTGGCATCATAGAAGACACCCGAATCAACGCCCGGAGCGTTACGCATAAAAAACACTCGATTCAGGCTGGGGCAGTTCCGGAACGCATAGTTCCCGAGGTTGGTGACGGTGCCAGGGATTGTGATTTTGTTCAGATTCGTGCAATTATAGAACGCTTGGTACCCGATGCTGGTAACGCTGCCGGGGATGCTGATATTGCGCAGGCTGGTGCAGTTATAGAACGCATCGTGCCCGATGCTGGTAACGCTGTTGGGGATGGTGGTGCTTGTCAGGCCGGTGCAGAGGTAGAACGCGCCGTCCACAATGTTGCTGACGCTGCCGGGAATTATGACGTTGGTCAGGCTGGCGCAGCCATAGAATGCATAGTCCATTATGTTAGTGACGCTGCTGGGAATTGGATAGCTTCCAACTTTGCCGCCCGGGAATTGGATCAGCGTGGTCTGGTTCTTGTTGAACAAGACTCCATCCAAGCTGCTGCAGGACGGATTGGCCGGATCCACCGTGATCGCCACCAGACTGGTGCATCCCAGAAACGACTGGCTTCCAATGTTGGTGACGCTGCTGGGGATCGTGACGCTGATCAGGCTCGTGCAACCAACGAACGCCCCGTCTCCAATGCTGGTGACGGTGCTGGGGATCGTGACGGTGATCAGTCTGGCGCAATTATAGAACGCGTAACTCCCCACGTTCGTGACGCTGCTGGGGATCGTCACGCTAACCAGGCGGCATTCAGAAAACGTCCCGTCCGCGATACTGGTGATGCTATTCGGAATAGTGACGTTCGTCAGGGGGCAATTGAAAAACGCATCGTGCCCGATGCGCGTGACGCTGTCGGGGATCGTGACGCTGGTCAGGTTGTAGCTGTGCCAGAATGCAGCAACCCCGATGTTGTTGACGCTGCTGGGGATTGTGACGCTGGTCAGGTTCGGATTAGCGGAGAAAGCATTGTCCCCGATGTGGGTGACGGCCAGCCCCGCGACGGCATACGGGATGGTCACCGGCCCGGTTGGGCCAGTGTAGCCGGTGATGGTGATGGCCAAGCCATCCGAAGTGTAAGTGAAATCACCAAATTGCTGGGCGGTGGTGGCCAGGGGCGTCGCCAGAAGGATGACGCCGAACAGGGCGGGCAGCGGGTTCTTCATGCTCTTGCGACGCGCGGTGGTTTCGGTTGAGTTGAAGTCATTTCTTCAGCAGTTCCGGGGGCAGCTCGAAACCTTCACGTTGACGACCTTGTTGAAAGTCTCAGCCGGAGGTGAAGGCCAACCGCTGCAAATCCGAGCAGCAAGACCGTGGACGGCTCCGGAATCGCGATGATTCCTTCAGAGAACACCCAATCAATGGTGGAGCGAGGCAGCCCGAATTCGTTGAAGGCTACTCCGCCTGGGTATGGGTTTGCCGAAGAGAATGCCAACAGATACGAGTCGCCTGCAATCAGAACCAGTGTCGCCGTGTAAATGTCTCCCGGGACAAGAGCGACGGTAGCTGGAAATTCAAATCCAATTGTCTCGAGAGTGCTGTTGGTCACGATGAGTGTCGGGCTGGTGGCAATCTGCGCACCGGATCCCGGCAGCCCTCTGAAGAGGTTGAATTGCACCGTTGAAACTCCTCGGGATGAACCTTGAATCTCAAACCGATCCAGTCCGGTTAAGGCCGGTGTAAATGATTGGCCCAAGTTCTGACCAGGCGTCAGGACGCCAGTGGTGATGGATCCCCCAACCACATTCGATTGATCAACAATGAATCCCTGCCCGTTGGCCGCTTGCATGATACACCCCAAGTTGGCGAGCAACGTCAAGATGGTCATGGTCCGGATGGTGCGTTTGTGGTTCTTCATATTCGTTCTCGCGCGCGTCATGGCGTCATTTTCGGTTCGAGCTATTTCTCCTGAGGTTTCTCAGGCAACTCGAAACCTTCTCGTTGCGCCACATCCGCCCAGCCGTTCGGGAAGAGGGGCCGGAAAGCTCTGGGAAAATTCCATTGGGGTTCGCTCGGGAGGTCGTACGAAACCGTCACGCCGCGCCCATTGTCATTTTCTATTTGGAATTTCAGTCGCTGTTCGGTCCCGACCCCGTTGCGCTTAACGGTCACGACCTGTGGTTGGCGGGCACAGTCGTACAGACCGATGGAGTTGACCATCCAGTCCCGAGCGGAAGCCAGGATTACCTCTGCCCGCTCCCGTCCAAGTGCGGCGGAAAGTGCGCTGCCGAAGCCATTGCTGATGCTTTGCGACGTCGCTGGATCTTCCGGCAAGGTGTAATGCGCCACCACGTCATCCTTCGGTTCGCTGCGCTCCATGTGCGCCGACACCCAATCCTTGAAATCCGTTTTGACACGCTGGATGGCCGCTTCGACCTGGCCGCGCTCCTCGGGTGTCAGGGCGAGAACTGCGGCGGCCGCTTCGCTCAATTGGCCATCGCGGACGGCGGCCATCTGGAGCTCGCGCACGGCCTGCTTGCTGACGATGATATAGTCCGGAGAAGTCCGCCACTCGAAGCCTAGTTCCGCCAGTACACGCTGCCGCAGTTCCGCCGGAAGATGGTCGGCCCGATTCGTCTGGAGCGCGGACCAAAGCTCGGTCTTCGAGACAGGTTGCGATTGCGTCGGAGTTTGCCTCAGCTCACGGACGCGCTCCGTCAGTGCGGCCTGTTCACTCCGTGCGGCGGCGAATTGCTGCGTGTGGATTTGCCACGACTCGTTTGCCGCGCGCACTTTCTGCTGGAGTTGAGTCACATGCTGACTTGCCGAGTGAAACGCGCCTGCGCCTGCCGCCAGAAAAGTCAATGCCAGAAGGATTTTGTTCATGGGTTCTCCTTCTTTTTGAGCCGGGCCGTTGCCTGCTCCTGAAGCCAGGCAAGCACGCGCTGCCGCAAGGTACTCGTCACGGTCGGGAGAAAACGCTCCAACTCGGCGGCCCGGCTGGGATCGCCCTCGGGCAGGAACAAGGACAGTTCCGGACCACCGCCATAGCCCACAATATTTACGGAGTACTTGCCCCTCACGCTAGGGCTGCCGCCGGAAGAGGTACTCTCAACCATGAGCGTCCCCTTCGGGTCGGTCGTCAGCGAAATCTCAACTGACTCCGCCGATTGCATCGGCAGGTTTTGCCCCACGATTGAATACGGAACACGAGGTCCTGCTTCCGGAGGTCTGGCCTCGACCACCGGCCAGCGTTCGTCCCCCACAACACCCCGCACTTCTGCCAGCATCTGGTCGCGGCGTGGCTTCATCTCGTCCTCGGGCAACGGCGAAAGGACGAATGACCTGCGCGCAACGACGCTCCCGCCTGACGATAGGTTGGTTTCCTGAATCCCAGCCGTAACTCGCTCTTCC
It encodes:
- a CDS encoding leucine-rich repeat domain-containing protein, whose product is MKNPLPALFGVILLATPLATTAQQFGDFTYTSDGLAITITGYTGPTGPVTIPYAVAGLAVTHIGDNAFSANPNLTSVTIPSSVNNIGVAAFWHSYNLTSVTIPDSVTRIGHDAFFNCPLTNVTIPNSITSIADGTFSECRLVSVTIPSSVTNVGSYAFYNCARLITVTIPSTVTSIGDGAFVGCTSLISVTIPSSVTNIGSQSFLGCTSLVAITVDPANPSCSSLDGVLFNKNQTTLIQFPGGKVGSYPIPSSVTNIMDYAFYGCASLTNVIIPGSVSNIVDGAFYLCTGLTSTTIPNSVTSIGHDAFYNCTSLRNISIPGSVTSIGYQAFYNCTNLNKITIPGTVTNLGNYAFRNCPSLNRVFFMRNAPGVDSGVFYDASNVTVYYLPGATGWSATFAGRPAVLWNPLMQTSGPNFGAGPVGFGFDITGTTNIPIVVEATTNQANGAWVPLQSLNLTNGLFHFNDPEWIGHPARLYRIRSP
- a CDS encoding PEP-CTERM sorting domain-containing protein, yielding MTRARTNMKNHKRTIRTMTILTLLANLGCIMQAANGQGFIVDQSNVVGGSITTGVLTPGQNLGQSFTPALTGLDRFEIQGSSRGVSTVQFNLFRGLPGSGAQIATSPTLIVTNSTLETIGFEFPATVALVPGDIYTATLVLIAGDSYLLAFSSANPYPGGVAFNEFGLPRSTIDWVFSEGIIAIPEPSTVLLLGFAAVGLHLRLRLSTRSST